From Streptomyces asiaticus, one genomic window encodes:
- a CDS encoding type 1 glutamine amidotransferase domain-containing protein has product MRILLPLPDRDFDVTEVAVPWKLLTDLGHEVVFATEHGDGPPAADPLLLTGVLFGQLGAEPEPREFYGQLTGEAAFRHPVAWADLRPEAYDGLILPGGHAPGMRQYLGSGLLREKIAEFWRLDRPVGAICHGVLALARTRDPDTGRGLLADRRTTCLPGYMERTAYYLTAWRRGRYYRTYPAYVQDEVVAALDDPAQFERGPIELRRRGTATDDTPAFVVRDGNYLSARWPGDAYLFARRFAAMLT; this is encoded by the coding sequence GTGCGTATCCTCCTCCCCCTGCCCGACCGGGACTTCGACGTCACCGAGGTGGCCGTGCCCTGGAAGCTGCTGACCGACCTCGGCCATGAGGTGGTGTTCGCCACCGAACACGGCGACGGTCCACCCGCGGCCGATCCGCTGCTGCTCACCGGAGTGCTCTTCGGGCAACTCGGCGCGGAGCCCGAGCCCAGGGAGTTCTACGGGCAGCTGACCGGCGAGGCCGCCTTCCGCCACCCCGTGGCCTGGGCGGACCTCCGGCCCGAGGCGTACGACGGGCTGATCCTGCCCGGCGGCCACGCGCCCGGGATGCGCCAGTACCTCGGCTCCGGCCTGCTGCGCGAGAAGATCGCGGAGTTCTGGCGGCTGGACCGCCCGGTGGGTGCCATATGCCACGGTGTCCTCGCCCTGGCCCGCACCCGCGACCCGGACACCGGCCGCGGCCTCCTCGCCGACCGGCGCACCACCTGTCTGCCCGGCTACATGGAGCGGACCGCGTACTACCTCACGGCCTGGCGCCGTGGCCGCTACTACCGCACGTACCCGGCCTACGTCCAGGACGAGGTCGTGGCCGCTCTCGACGACCCCGCCCAGTTCGAACGCGGGCCCATCGAGCTGCGGCGCCGTGGCACGGCCACCGACGACACCCCCGCCTTCGTCGTAAGGGACGGCAACTACCTCTCCGCCCGCTGGCCCGGCGACGCCTACCTCTTCGCGCGGCGCTTCGCCGCGATGCTCACCTGA
- a CDS encoding endonuclease I family protein, whose translation MSTHRARRSRRLPLLAVVAAAGVAAPSVAAADTPATADTTRPAAVQAPDDYYQDATGKSGPELKAALHTIISEQTKLSYDEVWDALKSTDEDPDNPSNVILLYSGRSQAKDANGSDPDDWNREHVWAKSHGDFGTATGPGTDLHHLRPANVKVNSTRGNKDFDNGGEEVPDAPGNRTDDDSFEPRDQVKGDVARMILYMAVRYDGDDSFPDLEPNDKVDNGSAPNIGRLSVLKKWSAEDPPDDFEKNRNEVIYDRFQHNRNPFIDHPEWVDSIWK comes from the coding sequence ATGTCCACTCATCGCGCGCGCCGGTCACGGCGCCTTCCTCTGCTGGCCGTCGTGGCCGCGGCCGGTGTGGCCGCCCCTTCGGTCGCCGCCGCCGACACACCGGCCACGGCGGACACCACCCGGCCCGCGGCCGTGCAGGCGCCCGACGACTACTACCAGGACGCGACGGGCAAGAGCGGCCCGGAGCTGAAGGCGGCGCTGCACACGATCATCAGCGAGCAGACCAAGCTGTCCTACGACGAGGTGTGGGACGCGCTGAAGTCCACGGACGAGGACCCGGACAACCCGTCGAACGTCATCCTCCTCTACTCCGGCCGCTCCCAGGCCAAGGACGCCAATGGCAGCGACCCCGACGACTGGAACCGCGAGCACGTCTGGGCGAAGTCGCACGGCGACTTCGGCACGGCCACCGGGCCCGGCACCGATCTGCACCATCTGCGCCCGGCCAATGTGAAGGTGAACAGCACCCGCGGCAACAAGGACTTCGACAACGGCGGCGAGGAGGTGCCCGACGCCCCGGGCAACCGCACCGACGACGACTCCTTCGAACCGCGTGACCAGGTCAAGGGCGATGTCGCCCGGATGATCCTCTACATGGCCGTCCGCTACGACGGAGACGACAGCTTCCCCGACCTCGAGCCCAACGACAAGGTCGACAACGGCTCCGCGCCCAACATCGGCCGTCTCTCCGTCCTGAAGAAGTGGAGCGCCGAGGACCCGCCCGACGACTTCGAGAAGAACCGCAACGAGGTCATCTACGACCGCTTCCAGCACAACCGGAACCCGTTCATCGACCACCCGGAGTGGGTCGACTCCATCTGGAAGTAG
- a CDS encoding ribonuclease H family protein: protein MAEQIIAACDGASKGNPGPAAWAWVIAGTDGEVERWEAGPLGTATNNVAELTALRELLESTDAGVPLEVRMDSQYAMKAVTTWLPGWRRKGWKTASGSPVANRELVMRIDELLDGRTVEFVYVPAHQIDGDPFNAAADRAASHTARTQQPVGTSLGSALPPPETQTGTRSAGRGGTARPRTAAAGGRGTAAKKSTGSKGSIKAKFPGRCRCGTPYAKGESISRNPDGWGHPSCAT from the coding sequence ATGGCTGAACAGATCATCGCCGCGTGTGACGGGGCATCGAAGGGAAACCCCGGGCCCGCGGCCTGGGCATGGGTCATCGCGGGCACGGACGGTGAGGTGGAGCGCTGGGAGGCCGGGCCGCTGGGCACCGCGACCAACAACGTCGCCGAGCTGACCGCGCTGCGCGAGCTGCTGGAGTCCACCGACGCGGGCGTGCCGCTGGAGGTGCGCATGGACTCCCAGTACGCGATGAAGGCGGTCACCACATGGCTGCCCGGGTGGCGGAGGAAGGGGTGGAAGACCGCCTCGGGGTCGCCGGTGGCCAACCGCGAGCTGGTGATGCGCATCGACGAGCTGCTGGACGGCCGCACGGTGGAATTCGTGTACGTTCCGGCGCACCAGATCGACGGTGACCCGTTCAACGCGGCCGCCGACCGGGCGGCCAGCCACACGGCCCGTACCCAGCAGCCCGTGGGCACCTCGCTGGGCTCCGCCCTGCCACCGCCCGAGACCCAGACGGGGACGCGCTCGGCCGGTCGTGGTGGCACGGCGCGCCCGCGTACGGCGGCGGCAGGGGGGCGGGGCACCGCCGCGAAGAAGAGCACCGGCTCAAAGGGGTCCATCAAGGCGAAGTTCCCCGGCCGGTGCCGCTGCGGTACGCCCTACGCCAAGGGCGAGAGCATCAGCAGGAACCCCGACGGCTGGGGCCATCCGTCCTGCGCCACCTGA
- a CDS encoding maleylpyruvate isomerase family mycothiol-dependent enzyme, with amino-acid sequence MASVNGQSDGGTWPAGLDEAIRATAADIAATLRGASDTGAPVPGSRWTVGEAAAHLAQANELMAHLADGKERGYGDGTPQGLAEANQRALAAFAERRAEHLAAMIMEQAEAFLESAARPASNAAPTSYASHGELVTPMGPMSLEVLGSYLLTHMLGHGYDLARALGRPHMLNRARVELTLPFLITAMPRVLDTTAAAGLTARYAIRLRGGACFGATFTDGAVTVTPHPPSRPDCTILTEPVAFLLMALGRLGPWSAVARGRVLTWGRKPWLAPRFPALFSPP; translated from the coding sequence GTGGCATCGGTGAACGGGCAGAGCGACGGCGGCACGTGGCCCGCGGGGCTGGACGAGGCGATACGCGCCACCGCGGCCGACATCGCCGCCACGCTGCGCGGCGCGTCCGACACCGGGGCTCCGGTGCCCGGGTCGCGGTGGACGGTCGGGGAGGCGGCGGCGCATCTGGCGCAGGCCAATGAGCTGATGGCACACCTCGCGGACGGGAAGGAGCGCGGCTACGGGGACGGCACACCGCAGGGGCTGGCGGAGGCGAACCAGCGCGCGCTCGCCGCGTTCGCCGAGCGCCGGGCCGAGCATCTGGCCGCCATGATCATGGAGCAGGCCGAAGCCTTCCTCGAGTCGGCGGCCAGGCCCGCGTCAAACGCGGCACCTACGTCATACGCATCACACGGCGAGCTGGTCACGCCGATGGGCCCGATGAGCCTGGAGGTACTGGGGTCCTATCTGCTGACCCATATGCTCGGCCACGGCTATGACCTCGCCCGTGCGCTGGGCCGCCCGCACATGCTCAACCGGGCCCGGGTCGAGCTGACCCTGCCCTTCCTGATCACGGCCATGCCACGGGTGCTCGACACCACGGCCGCCGCCGGGCTCACCGCCCGCTACGCCATCCGCCTGAGGGGTGGCGCCTGCTTCGGCGCCACCTTCACCGACGGTGCGGTGACCGTCACACCACACCCGCCGAGTCGCCCGGACTGCACCATCCTCACCGAGCCCGTGGCCTTCCTCCTCATGGCGCTGGGCCGCCTCGGGCCGTGGAGCGCCGTCGCCAGGGGCCGCGTCCTGACCTGGGGCCGCAAGCCCTGGCTCGCACCTCGCTTCCCCGCGCTCTTCTCGCCACCCTGA
- a CDS encoding zinc-dependent alcohol dehydrogenase family protein, whose translation MKAVAIQAFGPPEGLAVIDLPVPTPAAGQVLIANEAIGVGGSDAVIRRGTLAAYGFQEGHIPGSEVAGTVTAVGDGVDTSWVGRRVWAFTGVGGGYVEQAIAAVEEILPLPAGLSAVDAVTLGSSGVVAHFGLSHAHFAPGESVLVRGAAGSLGIMTVQLAARGGAGAVAVTTSSAERGDRLRKLGATHVLDRSGAGGDDAPSGYDVIIDIVAGADMPSFFAKLHPNGRMVAVGAVGGMPPEDFGMTMMAAFQKSMSFATFSSDTVAESDRRAVRTEQFDAASRGELRTVIHELLPLEQAVLAHRKMDTGEVFGRIVLTP comes from the coding sequence TTGAAGGCAGTCGCGATCCAGGCGTTCGGACCTCCCGAAGGTCTGGCAGTGATCGACCTCCCCGTCCCGACTCCCGCCGCCGGACAGGTGCTGATCGCCAATGAGGCGATCGGTGTCGGCGGCTCCGACGCCGTGATCCGGCGGGGCACTCTCGCCGCCTATGGCTTCCAGGAAGGCCATATCCCCGGCAGCGAGGTGGCGGGCACCGTGACCGCGGTCGGCGATGGCGTCGATACGTCATGGGTCGGGCGGCGCGTGTGGGCGTTCACCGGCGTGGGCGGCGGCTACGTGGAACAGGCGATCGCCGCGGTCGAGGAGATCCTCCCCCTCCCCGCGGGCCTCTCCGCTGTCGACGCGGTGACGCTGGGGAGCTCCGGAGTCGTGGCCCACTTCGGTCTGTCCCATGCCCACTTCGCTCCCGGCGAGTCGGTGCTGGTGCGGGGCGCGGCCGGTAGCCTCGGGATCATGACGGTCCAGCTCGCGGCGCGTGGCGGCGCCGGGGCGGTGGCGGTCACGACGTCGTCGGCCGAGCGTGGCGATCGGCTGCGCAAGCTCGGCGCCACCCATGTGCTGGACCGCTCCGGCGCGGGAGGCGACGACGCTCCCTCCGGCTATGACGTCATCATCGACATCGTCGCCGGTGCGGACATGCCGTCCTTCTTCGCCAAGCTCCATCCGAACGGTCGCATGGTGGCCGTCGGCGCGGTGGGAGGCATGCCACCGGAGGACTTCGGCATGACGATGATGGCGGCGTTCCAGAAGTCCATGTCGTTCGCCACGTTCAGCTCCGACACCGTGGCCGAGTCCGATCGTCGTGCCGTGCGGACCGAGCAGTTCGACGCCGCGAGCCGCGGCGAACTGCGCACGGTGATACATGAGCTGCTGCCGTTGGAGCAAGCCGTGCTGGCGCACCGGAAGATGGACACCGGCGAGGTGTTCGGCAGGATCGTACTGACACCGTAA
- a CDS encoding TetR/AcrR family transcriptional regulator, giving the protein MTDRLPHTLRSDASDNRERILDAARALFATEGLKVPMREIARHAGVGPATLYRRFPTKQMLATEALTDEMRVCRAIVDEGHGEPDPWRGFCLVIEKTCELHARSRGFTEAFMSTFPDAMDFAAERAYALRSMAELAHRAKEAGHLRPDFVLDDLVLMLMANRGIHTASKAARVAASRRFAALVIQAFHASPQHSPLPPVARLAPAAPGKIT; this is encoded by the coding sequence GTGACCGACCGTTTGCCTCACACGCTGCGCTCCGACGCCTCGGACAACCGGGAGCGCATCCTCGACGCGGCCCGCGCGCTGTTCGCCACCGAAGGGCTGAAGGTGCCGATGCGGGAGATCGCCCGGCACGCCGGGGTCGGCCCCGCCACGCTGTACCGCCGTTTCCCGACCAAGCAGATGCTGGCCACCGAAGCTTTGACGGACGAGATGCGCGTATGTCGCGCCATCGTCGACGAGGGGCATGGCGAGCCGGATCCGTGGCGCGGCTTCTGCCTCGTGATCGAGAAGACCTGTGAGCTGCACGCCCGCAGCCGGGGCTTCACCGAAGCCTTCATGTCGACCTTCCCCGATGCGATGGACTTCGCCGCGGAGCGCGCATACGCGCTGAGGTCGATGGCCGAACTGGCCCACCGCGCCAAGGAAGCGGGCCATCTGCGCCCCGACTTCGTCCTGGACGACCTGGTCCTCATGCTGATGGCGAACAGGGGGATCCACACCGCGTCGAAGGCCGCCCGGGTGGCGGCATCCCGGCGCTTCGCCGCGCTCGTGATCCAGGCATTCCACGCCTCACCGCAGCACTCACCGCTGCCGCCGGTGGCACGCTTGGCACCCGCGGCGCCAGGCAAGATCACCTGA
- a CDS encoding squalene/phytoene synthase family protein, with amino-acid sequence MKEVRDGLAGGESEDPAVGPLLHTVSAHPGMRGRVEDFLDAAATELEFTGFATEVDYQRYVDAYALPAFMLIAGLIAGEDPATDYREACRVYIDGSQRLDFVNDLAEDLADGRLNLVRETLDAHGVTRADLENAWDTAAIRGLLAQLLGEARECLSTSRSMVGLAPPEGRPLFRAMIEIELLMATAAATKGPGLLRAPARPPLPATARVLLRERRSVRHLR; translated from the coding sequence GTGAAGGAGGTGCGTGACGGCCTGGCCGGTGGCGAAAGCGAGGATCCCGCCGTAGGGCCGCTGCTGCACACCGTCTCCGCGCACCCCGGGATGCGCGGCCGGGTCGAGGACTTCCTCGACGCGGCCGCCACGGAGCTGGAGTTCACCGGATTCGCCACCGAAGTGGACTACCAGCGCTACGTCGACGCCTACGCTCTCCCGGCGTTCATGCTGATCGCGGGCCTGATCGCCGGGGAGGATCCGGCGACGGACTACCGCGAGGCGTGCCGTGTGTACATCGACGGCAGCCAGCGCCTGGACTTCGTCAACGACCTGGCCGAGGACCTCGCCGACGGGCGCCTGAATCTGGTGCGGGAGACGCTCGACGCTCACGGTGTCACCCGCGCCGACCTGGAGAACGCCTGGGACACCGCCGCGATCCGCGGCCTTCTGGCGCAGCTGCTCGGCGAGGCCCGTGAGTGTCTGTCCACCAGCCGGAGCATGGTCGGCCTCGCACCGCCCGAGGGCCGACCGCTCTTCCGCGCCATGATCGAGATCGAGCTCCTCATGGCCACGGCAGCCGCCACCAAGGGCCCCGGCCTTCTCCGCGCCCCCGCCCGTCCGCCGCTACCGGCCACCGCGCGGGTACTGCTCCGGGAGCGCCGCAGCGTCCGTCACCTGCGCTGA
- a CDS encoding cytochrome P450 has protein sequence MTTTTSGTASAEEAPFFPAPRSCPFSAPPQHTAFREAGGLHKVTIWDGSTHWLATRHADIRAVLSSPSFSADVRHPDFPLVHSNQPEHEGGLFLRLDDPEHARLRQMLTKEFSVRRTQAMREQLLRITDELIDGMLAKGGPVDFIQDFALPLPSRAICLILGVPYEDHALFERHANAGTDLDVSHEERARTQREAFAYFEALVERKRREPSDDMISRLLEHHTGPDGFAPEMLPVLVGILVGAGHETTANMLGLGTVALLVNPEQRDRLRDRPELAPSAAEEMLRYWSIVSTDPRRVALEDVEVGGQLVRAGEGVIVSLIAGNRDPRVFGANEGESLADTLDIGRDARRHVAFGFGSHQCLGQNLARVEMQVAWPRLFERVPGLRLAIAEDELPFKRNSIVYGLTSLPVTW, from the coding sequence ATGACGACCACCACATCCGGGACCGCTTCCGCCGAGGAAGCACCGTTCTTCCCCGCCCCGCGCAGCTGTCCGTTCAGCGCGCCTCCGCAGCACACCGCGTTCCGGGAAGCGGGCGGGCTGCACAAGGTCACCATCTGGGACGGCTCCACGCATTGGCTGGCCACACGGCACGCGGACATCCGGGCCGTCCTCTCCTCCCCGTCGTTCAGCGCCGACGTACGCCACCCGGACTTCCCGCTGGTTCACTCCAACCAGCCCGAACACGAGGGCGGTCTGTTTCTGCGGCTGGACGACCCCGAGCATGCCCGGCTTCGGCAGATGCTCACCAAGGAGTTCAGCGTCAGGCGCACTCAGGCGATGCGCGAACAACTGCTGCGGATCACGGATGAACTGATCGATGGCATGCTCGCCAAGGGCGGTCCGGTCGACTTCATCCAGGACTTCGCGCTGCCCCTGCCCTCGCGGGCCATCTGCCTCATCCTCGGTGTCCCTTACGAGGACCACGCCCTCTTCGAGCGGCACGCCAACGCCGGGACGGACCTGGACGTCAGCCACGAGGAGCGCGCCCGTACGCAGCGGGAGGCGTTCGCGTACTTCGAGGCCCTCGTGGAGCGGAAGCGCCGTGAGCCCTCGGACGACATGATCAGCCGGTTGCTGGAGCATCACACGGGGCCGGACGGGTTCGCGCCCGAGATGTTGCCGGTCCTGGTCGGGATTCTGGTCGGCGCCGGGCATGAGACCACCGCCAATATGCTGGGCCTGGGCACGGTGGCGCTCCTGGTCAACCCCGAGCAGCGGGACCGGCTGCGGGACCGCCCGGAGTTGGCGCCGAGCGCCGCGGAGGAGATGCTGCGCTACTGGAGCATCGTCTCCACCGATCCGCGGCGTGTGGCCCTCGAGGATGTCGAGGTGGGCGGGCAGCTCGTCCGCGCGGGGGAGGGGGTCATCGTCTCGCTGATCGCGGGGAACCGGGACCCCCGTGTCTTCGGCGCCAACGAGGGTGAGAGCCTCGCGGACACGCTCGACATCGGGCGCGACGCCCGCCGCCACGTGGCGTTCGGGTTCGGCTCCCACCAGTGCCTGGGGCAGAACCTGGCGCGGGTGGAGATGCAGGTCGCCTGGCCACGGCTCTTCGAACGCGTTCCCGGGCTGCGGCTCGCCATCGCCGAGGACGAGCTGCCCTTCAAGAGGAACTCCATCGTCTATGGGCTCACCTCCCTTCCGGTCACCTGGTGA